One genomic region from Desulfuromonas sp. TF encodes:
- a CDS encoding secondary thiamine-phosphate synthase enzyme YjbQ yields the protein MKTIEISSRMQVEMIDVTGEVRRAIRDSGVRVGVVFLFVPHTTAALTINENADPDVVRDMIMELNKIVPMNDGYRHGEGNSAAHIKSTLVGASETVLIEDGEPVLGTWQGIYFCEFDGPRRRKLHLKVMKG from the coding sequence ATGAAGACCATCGAGATTTCCAGCCGGATGCAGGTAGAGATGATCGACGTCACCGGGGAGGTGCGCCGGGCTATCCGCGACTCAGGGGTACGGGTCGGAGTGGTTTTTCTGTTCGTCCCACATACCACCGCGGCGTTGACCATCAACGAGAACGCCGATCCCGATGTGGTTCGGGATATGATCATGGAGCTGAACAAGATCGTCCCTATGAATGACGGCTATCGGCACGGCGAGGGGAACAGCGCCGCTCACATCAAAAGCACCCTGGTGGGGGCAAGTGAAACTGTCCTGATCGAGGATGGGGAACCGGTGCTTGGGACCTGGCAGGGGATCTACTTCTGTGAGTTCGACGGGCCGCGGCGGCGCAAGCTTCACCTGAAAGTGATGAAAGGATGA
- a CDS encoding triacylglycerol lipase, with protein sequence MCILFAILELLFGIVAAVVILSYAIAWYEYANREPVLMQERFVPGRLWFAAKLITTETLLLFVTVLLHPLGWFSFKEKPATDGGDTPVLLLHGLFHNRACWLWARFRLRNRGYKALYAINLPPWYDVERLTERVSKKVDELRHSSGVDKIHLVGHSMGGMIARNYIQLRGGEQKVEACVLLSCPNGGSKLVPFALTPLGKHLLPGSEFLQRLAAAPLPTEVRLTAIVNRHDNMILPFENGRLAGVRNIELTGMGHASVLYRSRAIEAIAQSIREPEP encoded by the coding sequence ATGTGTATTCTTTTCGCCATCTTAGAACTTCTATTCGGCATTGTGGCAGCGGTCGTCATTCTCAGCTACGCCATTGCCTGGTACGAATATGCCAATCGTGAACCGGTCTTGATGCAGGAGCGTTTCGTCCCCGGGCGTCTCTGGTTTGCCGCGAAACTGATCACGACGGAGACGCTGCTTCTCTTCGTAACCGTACTGCTTCATCCCCTGGGCTGGTTCAGCTTCAAGGAGAAACCGGCGACGGATGGCGGCGACACTCCGGTTCTCCTTCTGCACGGACTCTTCCACAACCGCGCCTGCTGGCTCTGGGCCAGGTTCCGCCTTCGCAACCGGGGATACAAGGCTCTTTACGCGATCAATCTCCCCCCGTGGTATGATGTGGAAAGGTTGACCGAACGGGTATCAAAAAAGGTGGATGAACTGCGGCACTCCTCCGGAGTCGACAAGATCCACCTGGTGGGGCATTCCATGGGAGGAATGATCGCCCGCAACTACATTCAGCTCCGCGGAGGAGAGCAGAAAGTCGAAGCCTGCGTTCTGCTCTCCTGCCCGAACGGAGGCTCCAAACTCGTCCCTTTTGCCCTGACCCCCCTGGGGAAACACCTTTTGCCGGGCTCGGAGTTTCTCCAACGCCTCGCTGCAGCCCCCCTGCCCACGGAGGTGCGTCTGACCGCCATCGTCAACCGACACGACAACATGATTCTACCCTTTGAAAATGGTCGTCTTGCGGGGGTGCGAAATATCGAATTGACCGGGATGGGACACGCCTCTGTTCTGTACCGAAGCCGGGCGATAGAGGCGATCGCCCAAAGCATAAGGGAGCCAGAACCATGA
- a CDS encoding peroxiredoxin, with protein sequence MSVLQVGQPAPDFTMEGVSGKEFKEFSLSDFHGRWVVLFFYPLDFTFVCPTEIVGFNDRYKEFQKLNAEILGASVDSKFSHLAWISQELGDLHYPLLSDITKDVARKYGILIEQQGISLRGLYIIDPNGLLRYELVHDLGVGRSVDETLRVLEALQTGELCPINWKKGVKTLGKG encoded by the coding sequence ATGTCTGTTCTTCAGGTGGGCCAACCGGCGCCCGACTTTACCATGGAAGGGGTTTCCGGCAAGGAATTCAAGGAGTTTTCCCTCTCCGATTTTCATGGACGGTGGGTGGTGCTCTTCTTCTACCCTCTCGATTTCACCTTCGTCTGCCCAACCGAAATCGTCGGGTTCAATGACCGATATAAGGAATTCCAGAAGCTGAACGCGGAAATCCTCGGTGCCAGCGTCGACTCCAAGTTTTCTCATCTGGCCTGGATCAGCCAGGAACTGGGCGACCTCCATTACCCCCTCCTCTCCGATATCACCAAGGATGTGGCGCGCAAGTACGGCATCCTGATCGAGCAGCAGGGTATCAGTCTGCGCGGCCTCTATATCATCGATCCCAACGGTCTTCTGCGCTATGAGCTCGTGCATGATCTCGGAGTCGGCCGCAGTGTCGATGAGACTCTCAGGGTCCTCGAGGCCCTGCAGACCGGCGAACTCTGCCCCATCAACTGGAAAAAGGGAGTGAAAACTCTGGGGAAGGGGTAG
- a CDS encoding DUF362 domain-containing protein, producing the protein MTYRVSLAACSNYVREGVRNAMAEVLDPLGGMTAFVRPGQKVLIKPNMLSGKTPDKAVTTHPEIVREVIRLAQRAGGIVRVGDSPGIGTPRQVARSCGIMTVVEETGASFAPFSESVKVHSGRSTFHEMEIARDVLEADIVINLPKLKTHQMMGLTCGVKNLFGAVVGMRKPRLHLQAGTDKSFFALMLLDLAETIRPALTIVDAVTAMEGDGPGSGDPVHIGALISGDSPLAVDTVAAELVGMPPSAIWTQRVAREIARPGSRLEEIELLGAALASLRPRRFRPAKSTDVNFGLPPFLKRPLKQALTARPEPDMSCCELCGLCTRHCPPEVMKIADGRLHIDYDRCIRCFCCQELCPKGALITRQGLLLRLSRFLHGEG; encoded by the coding sequence ATGACGTATCGGGTTTCGCTGGCAGCCTGCTCCAATTACGTCCGGGAGGGGGTGAGGAACGCCATGGCTGAGGTGCTCGATCCCCTGGGAGGAATGACCGCCTTCGTCCGCCCGGGGCAGAAGGTTCTGATCAAACCCAACATGCTGTCGGGCAAAACACCGGACAAGGCGGTGACCACCCACCCGGAAATCGTCCGCGAGGTGATCCGCCTGGCCCAGAGGGCCGGAGGAATCGTCAGGGTCGGAGACTCCCCGGGCATCGGCACACCCCGTCAGGTGGCCCGAAGCTGCGGCATCATGACGGTCGTCGAAGAAACCGGGGCTTCCTTCGCTCCCTTCAGTGAGTCGGTTAAAGTACATTCGGGGAGGAGCACTTTTCACGAGATGGAAATCGCCCGGGATGTGCTGGAGGCCGACATCGTCATCAACCTCCCCAAACTCAAGACCCATCAGATGATGGGCCTGACCTGCGGCGTGAAGAACCTCTTCGGTGCGGTGGTGGGTATGCGCAAGCCCCGCCTTCATCTGCAGGCGGGGACCGACAAATCTTTCTTCGCCCTCATGCTGCTCGACCTGGCCGAAACCATCCGTCCGGCTCTCACCATCGTCGATGCCGTCACCGCCATGGAGGGCGACGGCCCCGGCAGCGGCGATCCGGTGCACATCGGCGCCCTTATCTCCGGGGACAGCCCCCTGGCGGTGGATACGGTCGCAGCGGAACTGGTCGGCATGCCCCCCTCGGCGATCTGGACCCAGAGAGTCGCCAGGGAAATCGCCCGTCCCGGCAGCCGCCTGGAAGAAATCGAACTGCTCGGAGCCGCGCTGGCCTCCTTGCGCCCCCGCCGCTTCCGACCGGCAAAATCGACCGACGTCAATTTCGGCCTTCCCCCCTTCCTCAAAAGACCACTCAAGCAGGCCCTCACCGCCCGACCTGAGCCGGACATGTCCTGCTGCGAACTGTGCGGCCTGTGCACCAGGCATTGTCCGCCCGAAGTCATGAAGATCGCCGACGGCCGGCTGCACATCGACTATGATCGCTGCATCCGCTGTTTCTGCTGCCAGGAACTCTGCCCGAAAGGCGCCCTGATCACCCGCCAGGGCCTCCTCCTCCGGCTTTCACGCTTTCTGCACGGCGAGGGATAA
- a CDS encoding HAF repeat-containing protein, which translates to MKKILWITGALSALLLSVTLTGCGGGGGGGGGGGGGKGVSTSESTAVSTTSPAQSTISSSAYQMQLLGTLGEESYAIAISDSGQVLGNYLTAGGAQHIFRWTEGTMKHLVDSAQAMDLNDAGEVVGWLFTDTGTEAFIYTDQVYLFDLPEGPSRAYALDSQGRVVGRHTGETEQSFLDEEGSPLFLAPDLNAYAVEMNDAGQVLIKELRQNGFHTLLAQSDGSMVDLGTLGGASTQGTDINESGQIVGWSQTADGRYQAFSWENGRMTALAEQEWTYSSAVAINDAGDILIKASVGTEKAIYLLKDGELIDLEQLGGGYVEVSDMNNSGQIVGWTETAGCFRAFLANPR; encoded by the coding sequence ATGAAAAAGATTCTTTGGATTACAGGCGCTTTATCCGCTCTGCTGCTCTCCGTTACCTTGACCGGCTGCGGCGGTGGCGGAGGCGGTGGCGGTGGCGGTGGCGGTGGGAAGGGAGTCAGCACTTCCGAATCGACGGCCGTCAGCACCACGTCTCCTGCGCAGAGCACCATATCCAGCTCGGCTTATCAGATGCAGCTGCTCGGCACCCTCGGGGAAGAGAGCTATGCCATTGCTATCAGCGATTCCGGACAGGTCCTCGGCAATTATCTGACAGCCGGAGGTGCCCAGCACATCTTCCGCTGGACCGAAGGCACCATGAAGCATCTGGTCGATTCGGCCCAGGCCATGGATCTGAATGATGCCGGAGAGGTGGTCGGCTGGCTGTTCACGGATACGGGGACCGAAGCTTTCATTTATACCGACCAGGTTTACCTGTTCGATTTGCCCGAGGGGCCGAGCAGAGCCTACGCCCTTGATTCCCAAGGGCGGGTCGTGGGCCGTCACACAGGAGAGACGGAACAGAGCTTTCTCGATGAGGAGGGGTCCCCTCTTTTTCTCGCTCCGGACCTCAACGCCTATGCCGTCGAGATGAACGATGCCGGACAGGTCCTCATCAAAGAGCTTCGACAGAACGGATTCCACACCCTGCTGGCACAAAGCGACGGCTCCATGGTCGATCTTGGAACCCTCGGGGGGGCGAGCACCCAGGGTACGGATATCAACGAATCGGGTCAGATCGTCGGCTGGTCCCAGACGGCCGACGGGAGATACCAGGCCTTTTCCTGGGAAAACGGCCGCATGACGGCGCTTGCCGAACAGGAATGGACCTACAGCAGCGCCGTGGCCATCAACGATGCCGGTGACATCCTGATCAAGGCCAGCGTGGGAACGGAGAAAGCCATTTACCTCCTGAAGGATGGCGAACTGATCGATCTGGAGCAGCTCGGCGGGGGATACGTGGAGGTTTCGGATATGAATAACAGCGGGCAGATCGTCGGCTGGACGGAGACCGCCGGCTGTTTCCGGGCTTTCTTGGCGAATCCCCGGTAG
- the xerC gene encoding tyrosine recombinase XerC gives MKKLMSSFERHLVVERNVSDHTRRAYLRDLEGFRTFLAENLPGKDSGEELLRRVDHLTLRRYMAQLHRTNRKTTIGRKLAAIRTFFRYLVREGVVKANPGEMVSTPRQEKYLPKTLSVDEAFALMESGEGSGLLAMRDRAIVEMLYSCGLRVSELTALDVGSVSLEEGLVRVLGKGSKERIVPVGRQAREVLRLYLDERNAPPDGEPLFLNHRGGRLTPRSIQRHLKKYLLMAGILKEATPHSLRHSFATHLLDGGADLRAIQELLGHASLSTTQKYTQVSVDHLTAVYDKAHPRSRKK, from the coding sequence GTGAAAAAGCTGATGTCCAGTTTTGAAAGGCATCTTGTCGTCGAGAGAAACGTTTCCGACCATACGCGCCGTGCCTACCTCCGTGATCTGGAAGGTTTCCGGACGTTCCTGGCTGAAAACCTGCCGGGAAAGGATAGCGGCGAAGAACTCCTCCGACGGGTGGATCACCTCACGCTGCGGCGCTATATGGCCCAGCTTCACAGGACCAACCGTAAGACCACCATCGGCCGCAAGCTGGCCGCCATCAGGACCTTCTTTCGCTATCTGGTGAGGGAGGGGGTCGTCAAGGCCAATCCCGGTGAGATGGTGAGCACCCCCCGGCAGGAAAAGTATCTGCCCAAGACCCTGTCCGTAGACGAGGCGTTCGCTCTGATGGAAAGCGGCGAGGGCTCCGGTCTGCTCGCCATGCGCGACAGGGCCATCGTCGAAATGCTGTACTCCTGCGGCCTGCGAGTCAGCGAACTGACCGCTCTGGACGTCGGCAGCGTTTCTCTTGAGGAGGGCCTGGTCCGAGTCCTCGGCAAAGGGAGCAAGGAGCGCATCGTGCCGGTCGGCCGCCAGGCTAGGGAGGTCCTGAGGCTCTATCTTGACGAGAGGAATGCGCCTCCCGATGGAGAGCCCCTCTTTCTCAACCATCGGGGAGGGAGGCTGACCCCGCGCAGCATTCAGCGTCACCTGAAAAAGTATCTGCTCATGGCCGGCATTCTCAAGGAGGCCACCCCCCACAGCCTGCGTCATTCCTTCGCGACGCATCTCCTGGACGGCGGAGCCGACCTGAGGGCCATCCAGGAGCTGCTCGGCCACGCGTCCCTCTCAACAACTCAAAAATACACACAGGTGAGCGTCGATCACCTCACCGCCGTTTACGACAAGGCTCATCCTCGCAGCAGGAAAAAATAA
- a CDS encoding sigma-54 dependent transcriptional regulator, with protein MASILRSILLVEKDPAAREELAMALRKNIDCVVAEAATALEVLDILAQEDICVLIAGNLHTSDEQIDLLKNVHRKFSHVITIPCVPLGNQEAIVQALKMGCFTYLNYPYHTGEAIIASARGLSHHDLINHKETRGFKVRKSDGFYGIIGNTQNMRTLFEMIERVAEDADSTVLVRGESGTGKELVARAIHAFSGRKGRNFVPVNCAAIPDELLESELFGHLKGAFTGAVSAKMGRFQFADGGTIFLDEIGDMKPSLQAKLLRVLQEKTFEPVGGLKPIPVDVRIVAATHRDLEQMVAEGRFREDLFYRLNVIPLTIPPLRERKEDIPLLIENFVRVYNRNRKYRLRGFEPGAVAALKKYSWPGNVRELENLVQRLVILHGGGSIDLSDLPEKYAPDAVNPAPTSEEEYRDGVTESGPSWSSAGIDFNALVDEFESRLIRQALNLSSGNKKEAARLLNLNRTTLLDKIKKKGLELS; from the coding sequence ATGGCCAGCATCCTGCGCAGCATCCTGCTCGTGGAGAAAGATCCCGCCGCCAGGGAGGAGCTGGCCATGGCGCTGCGCAAGAATATCGACTGCGTGGTTGCCGAGGCCGCCACGGCCCTGGAGGTGTTGGATATCCTGGCCCAGGAGGATATCTGCGTCCTGATTGCGGGCAATCTCCATACCTCGGACGAACAGATCGATCTTCTGAAAAACGTTCATCGGAAGTTTTCCCATGTCATCACCATTCCCTGCGTCCCCCTCGGAAATCAGGAGGCCATCGTGCAGGCGTTGAAGATGGGCTGTTTCACCTATCTCAATTATCCCTATCACACAGGAGAAGCCATTATTGCCTCCGCCAGGGGCCTTTCTCACCATGACCTCATCAACCACAAGGAGACGCGCGGCTTCAAGGTCCGCAAGAGCGACGGCTTCTACGGCATCATCGGAAACACCCAGAACATGCGGACACTGTTCGAAATGATCGAAAGAGTCGCCGAGGATGCCGACAGCACGGTTCTTGTCCGGGGAGAAAGCGGCACCGGCAAGGAGCTGGTGGCCCGAGCCATCCACGCGTTCAGCGGCCGCAAGGGCAGAAACTTCGTTCCCGTCAACTGCGCGGCGATTCCCGACGAGCTGCTGGAGAGCGAGCTTTTCGGCCACCTCAAGGGGGCTTTCACCGGCGCGGTGAGCGCCAAAATGGGGCGCTTTCAATTCGCCGACGGGGGCACCATCTTTCTGGACGAGATCGGCGACATGAAACCCTCCCTGCAGGCCAAGCTCCTTCGCGTCCTTCAGGAGAAGACCTTCGAACCGGTGGGAGGATTGAAGCCGATCCCCGTCGACGTGCGGATCGTCGCCGCAACCCACCGGGACCTCGAACAGATGGTTGCCGAGGGCCGCTTCCGCGAGGATCTCTTTTACCGCCTCAATGTCATTCCCCTGACCATCCCCCCCCTGCGCGAGCGGAAAGAAGACATTCCACTGCTCATCGAAAATTTCGTGCGGGTCTACAATCGAAACCGCAAGTACCGGCTGCGCGGCTTCGAACCCGGAGCGGTGGCGGCACTGAAGAAATACTCCTGGCCTGGCAACGTCCGGGAGCTGGAAAATCTCGTCCAGCGCCTGGTCATCCTGCACGGCGGCGGTTCCATCGACTTGTCGGACCTGCCCGAGAAGTATGCGCCGGATGCGGTCAATCCCGCCCCGACCAGCGAGGAGGAGTATCGAGACGGCGTGACCGAATCCGGCCCCTCGTGGTCTTCGGCCGGCATCGACTTCAACGCCCTGGTGGACGAATTCGAGTCCAGGCTGATCCGTCAGGCTCTGAATCTGTCCAGCGGCAACAAGAAGGAGGCGGCCCGCCTGTTGAACCTCAATCGGACCACCCTCCTCGATAAGATCAAGAAAAAAGGTCTGGAGCTGTCCTGA